In a genomic window of Plasmodium malariae genome assembly, chromosome: 4:
- the PmUG01_04023700 gene encoding conserved Plasmodium protein, unknown function has translation MLKRKEDEAGEENGDYFFSFYEKKKKKKKKVKIEKTEKTEKTEKTEKTEKTEKTEKTEKKIKKDKKEKIIPKSHHSVSTDNSCESGKSYYSCCYENSKKFLKNITICKKCIFNYFEFKIITNIIYMRHGARTPKKKIRNIWPFKEGKGDLTFLGFQQSVRIGKYLRKYYYSLKKLNEKYNNKCSSKTYRSKNNQCSGKWNGKHKNVESSKISAVNLSKGMHNNDSDDGNDEGNFSISSGNTIKKGFFLNNGKKKKKRKRNCKALIYRKTLCDLNKNICCKNVSRGNAQSEEVKLNCPFKKWEKKNKKKKRKDGRDGDAKEGRAESAKRSDTHVHKGCANYRGIKKNIIINNMNDVMLERLNFFYKHILIENNILDDSVEEKKKIFLNIMSDLYNSRKNFLKKKVEKYNIEKEKKKYEKIIKMINRYLCIKTTNSERCKLTAYAIICGILGISEKMFFFLFLLSFDNDYYNSEQCYIPKDRRVSRNDRNVFQKGDKKGTPSSSPLDCTPFQRSYTITSNSISYRKRNDRCVGEYDDYLYKSGKTLSPYKNHRMNSLNKFPNSLCDFSCDYGCDYGCNYGCNYGCDYGCDYGCNYGCNYGCNYGCNYGCNYGCNYGYDSRFYPMYNYYIKNIFQKVMYAGNCIPSNTSHTSNSINCLDYCKSNHDSIINSTTEKVKLRHSTNVNRRYCHHNHQEHILIEKKNCINTHDLWVGECGSKQNHKQKQVLNINEQEVICHSEKWARPNNTANPNCVYKNKFTTNNECTTPYFNHSILEENENVHTNKPIKNNHTEWYEQIYEWNDSPLEENNLNNYLKLPSYSDNVNTNVAFLKKVEQIRRKNLTGGNFQKIKTNYCTCNSLIYNMNIFFQYFMNRKYSEQYIYNKIIKTKKRNEKKLDKSYIYNVFQTYLQYLLIHFSSFILDSTSGNNYADAFCSERGMNYLEPDIRGSKVFPKNYFNSFYETVCKGKNKMRIQDQCSENIKRNDIHLCYNNFDDVSYVTTSNDSCEGSGNCECGKECIQNCWCKSKSYRSCRRPTSANKCERWQNARINGVKDDKLTNFDELSSSEYNKMIAKYIYLVNIFNFIISYIDVLFEFFKNVYILCSVVNVAGRNTLMHKTLKAKNHYIKKLKNYIFNNSYIYKLLNNYYKEEISIVHYITKWNRSYMDRSEILLNDTWSNDVSADDMNDNNNNNNRILSMLKKHNSSVYKLKKKLNKSIILKDLKKLNYCSFDTNYLNKVNYEHGIFFYDEKAKNLEFRLLNNKGETIKGIRSINNMKSINSVRNINNVKSVNSIKGNKRIKSMSNIKIIKQFISSYDAYIYHDINLFLDINKAYKNLSSKSSLTEEENATTSEVAYNCLSSMFFLNSIPTVNVEMGNKDKLFLTAHYNCSNEETKSTNDKCECNHYEGQDNEKNILQESNVYLSSGKSNGDLGYTELKKDQSAKRNSKIMQFVEDDDKQEYICNTVIQHNSATMDEKKEFNTKLGGRAANHCVGILHRERTDEMENFEDGDKNKLNDLMKSKRYRKCERIKWSECLELCEQIRGARGLSPAPPVQEEEKRRRRPICKCDKEEIMNSSANDIDYNSDENTKRNLHYYKESKCTDITKKEEKNKVKMFYKKIYDCYKLMCKLEYSNKYLSWLCSGMSLIDVAINFMINVRLFEKFQIEHGCWKNGKTRIIKNKNDNRNRSSSRSSSSSSSSRRSNKTFIPKIMLYLTHQSSMLSFQSCVGIKKDYMKIPPFAGFISLELIHIKKKKKKKKEEMKEEMKEEKKERKERKKKKKKKNPSQQQIDNYDTSDNSCLDDQSCCSKYERRSILKSERNTYFSSSEFKNAYRNGIHNFVYKYDMANIFCCKEDCMWKVKQKDAQKKSKEKCAENSSNREEGKKNSKEQEEKEKNISEKRNKGMYNEKYENFLPKCANKVQDFKNLFFLLCYKDNNIDDLIELYNICLSEKHTHIKSTQLNNEELKKRKRKRHFYGYFIKFTFNNYFPLNLKKKKKKAQKKYFNICTAKTVFDVYKSKKLVENNICYSSLINRSSKKGNYSNNAFTSKNYNCINSNGRINGTYLRRTNIMKKLNMNYLNFNCKYDKYMHYVYNSSNVKYGKMYHKLNRKSNKKFRTKQSTDLNNRLLDKCKQTQHDCCLSSSEERMQRGGGVWFRSKKLKSAKDMEKEKDHVEGHQEKQLLQLNWKQREGGEDTDKHDYLNDANIESFKKERKKNYTNNMKMGYIFGSSKKNISSKIFKNFRTYNSGNKKKKKKKNSYKGWCESEIRNYHNENMICLDCLISYLKKMLRIYEDPEVL, from the exons ATGCTAAAAAGGAAGGAAGACGAAGCAGGGGAAGAGAACGGggattattttttctctttttatgagaaaaaaaaaaaaaaaaaaaaaaaagtaaaaatagaaaaaacagaaaaaactgaaaaaactgaaaaaacagaaaaaactgaaaaaacagaaaaaacagaaaaaactgaaaaaaagataaaaaaagataaaaaggaaaaaataattccaaAATCGCACCACTCAGTCAGTACAGATAATTCATGTGAGTCAGGAAAGAGTTACTACTCCTGTTGTTACGAAAATtcgaaaaaatttttaaaaaatataaccatatgtaaaaaatgtatatttaactatttcgagtttaaaattattacaaatattatttacatgaGACATGGTGCCAGGACAcctaaaaagaaaattcgAAATATTTGGCCGTTCAAGGAAGGAAAGGGGGATTTGACTTTTCTAGGTTTTCAACAGTCAGTAAGGATTGGTAAGTACTtgagaaaatattattatagtttgaaaaaattaaacgaaAAGTATAATAACAAATGTAGTAGTAAGACATACCgtagtaaaaataatcaGTGTTCGGGAAAATGGAATGGAAAACACAAAAACGTGGAGTCATCAAAGATTTCAGCAGTAAATTTAAGTAAAGGCATGCATAATAATGATAGTGATGATGGTAATGATGAGGGGAATTTTTCAATATCAAGTGGGAATACCATAAAAAAGGgcttttttctaaataatggaaagaagaaaaaaaaaaggaaaaggaattGTAAGGCGTTGATATATAGAAAAACCCTTTGtgatttaaataaaaatatatgctgTAAAAATGTTAGCAGAGGGAATGCGCAGAGTGAAGAAGTTAAACTTAACTgtccttttaaaaaatgggaaaaaaaaaataaaaagaaaaaaagaaaagatggTCGTGATGGTGATGCTAAAGAAGGAAGGGCAGAGAGTGCGAAGCGCTCCGATACACATGTGCATAAGGGATGTGCAAATTATCGgggtattaaaaaaaatataataataaataacatgAACGATGTAATGCTTGAAAgattaaatttcttttataaacatATCTTAATAGAGAATAATATTCTTGACGATTCcgtagaagaaaaaaaaaaaatatttttaaatattatgagtgatttatataatagtagAAAGAATTTCCTGAAAAAGAaagtagaaaaatataatatagaaaaggaaaaaaaaaaatatgaaaaaatcattaaaatgataaatagaTATCTCTGTATTAAAACTACTAATAGTGAGAGATGTAAATTAACAGCATATGCAATTATTTGTGGAATTCTAGGAATTAGTGAgaaaatgtttttctttttattcttgtTGTCTTTTGATAACGATTATTATAATTCTGAACAATGTTATATCCCGAAGGATAGAAGAGTTTCTCGTAACGATAGAAACGTATTTCAGAAGGGGGATAAGAAGGGTACACCGTCTTCTTCTCCTCTTGATTGTACTCCTTTCCAGCGCAGTTACACAATAACTAGTAACAGTATATCCTACAGGAAGAGAAACGATCGATGTGTCGGTGAGTATGACGATTACCTATATAAAAGTGGGAAAACGTTGTCCCCTTATAAGAATCATCGTATGAACAGTCTGAATAAATTTCCTAATTCTCTATGTGATTTTAGCTGCGATTATGGATGCGATTATGGATGCAATTATGGATGCAATTATGGATGCGATTATGGATGCGATTATGGATGCAATTATGGATGCAATTATGGATGCAATTATGGATGCAATTATGGATGCAATTATGGATGCAATTATGGATACGATTCTAGATTCTATCCTATGTacaattattacataaaaaacatatttcaAAAAGTTATGTATGCGGGTAATTGTATCCCAAGTAATACTTCGCACACGTCGAACTCTATTAATTGCTTAGACTATTGTAAAAGTAATCATGATTCTATTATTAACAGTACGActgaaaaagtaaaattacgGCACAGTACTAATGTGAACAGAAGGTATTGCCATCATAACCATCAggaacatatattaattgaaaaaaaaaattgtattaacACGCATGATTTATGGGTAGGAGAGTGTGGAAGTAAGCAGAATCATAAGCAGAAGCAGGTGCTTAACATTAATGAACAGGAAGTTATTTGTCATAGTGAAAAGTGGGCACGTCCTAATAACACAGCTAATCCTAATTgtgtgtataaaaataaatttacaacAAATAATGAATGTACAACTCCGTATTTTAACCATTCCATTttagaagaaaatgaaaatgtgcATACGAACAAACCGATAAAGAATAACCACACGGAGTGGtatgaacaaatatatgaGTGGAACGACTCCCCTTTGGAAGAGAATAATCtgaataattatttgaaatTACCAAGCTATAGCGATAACGTGAATACGAATGTAGCCTTTTTAAAGAAGGTGGAACAAATAAGACGGAAAAATTTGACAGGTggaaattttcaaaaaataaagaccAATTATTGTACGTGTAACAgcttaatatataacatgaatatattttttcagtaCTTTATGAACAGAAAATACAGTGAgcaatatatttacaataaaataattaaaacaaaaaagagaaatgaaAAGAAGTTAGACAAGTCGTACATTTACAATGTATTTCAGACCTATCTCCAGTATTTATTGATCCATTTTAGTAGCTTCATACTTGATAGTACTAGCGGAAATAACTACGCAGATGCGTTTTGCTCAGAAAGGGGAATGAACTATTTAGAGCCCGATATACGTGGGAGTAAAGTAtttccaaaaaattatttcaacaGTTTTTACGAAACTGTGTGCAAGGGGAAGAATAAGATGAGGATCCAGGACCAATGTTCGGAAAATATAAAGAGGAATGATATCCATCTTTGTTACAATAACTTTGATGATGTTTCATATGTGACCACTTCAAATGACTCCTGTGAAGGAAGCGGTAATTGTGAGTGCGGTAAGGAATGCATCCAAAACTGTTGGTGTAAGTCCAAGTCTTACCGAAGCTGCAGGAGACCAACCAGTGCTAATAAGTGCGAAAGATGGCAAAACGCACGGATAAATGGTGTGAAGGACGACAAGTTAACTAATTTCGATGAGCTATCGAGCAGTGAGTACAATAAGATGATAGCGAAGTATATTTACctagttaatatttttaattttataatttcgtATATAGATGTcctttttgaatttttcaaaaatgtgTACATTTTGTGCTCCGTTGTAAATGTAGCTGGGAGAAACACACTTATGCATAAAACACTTAAAGCGAAAAatcattatattaaaaaattaaaaaattatattttcaataattcatatatatataaattactaaataattattataaagaaGAGATTTCAATAGTTCATTATATTACGAAATGGAACAGGAGTTATATGGACAGATCAGAGATTTTATTAAACGATACATGGTCAAATGATGTATCAGCAGACGATAtgaatgataataataataataataatagaatttTATCTATGttgaaaaaacataattctTCTGtgtacaaattaaaaaaaaaattaaacaagtctataatattaaaagatctaaaaaaattaaattattgttcTTTTGATACGAACTATTTAAATAAGgtaaattatgaacatggaatatttttttatgatgaaAAGGCGAAAAATTTGGAATTTCGCCTTTTAAACAACAAAGGGGAGACCATTAAAGGTATTAgaagtattaataatatgaaaagcATTAACAGTGTAaggaatattaataatgtgAAAAGCGTTAATAGTATTAAAGGTAATAAACGCATTAAAAGCATGagtaatattaaaatcaTTAAGCAGTTTATCAGTTCGTATGACGCTTATATTTATCACGatattaatctttttttgGACATCAACAaggcatataaaaatttatcttCAAAAAGTAGTTTAACAGAGGAGGAAAATGCAACTACATCCGAAGTGGCATATAATTGTTTGAGcagtatgttttttttaaattctatCCCTACTGTTAATGTAGAGATGGGGAATAAagacaaattatttttaactgCGCATTATAATTGTTCAAATGAAGAAACAAAGAGTACGAATGACAAATGCGAGTGCAATCATTATGAAGGAcaagataatgaaaaaaacattttacaAGAAAGTAATGTTTATTTATCAAGTGGAAAATCTAATGGTGATTTAGGATATAcagaattaaaaaaggatCAAAGTGCTAAAAGGAATAGTAAAATTATGCAGTTCGTTGAAGACGATGATAAACAAGAATATATCTGCAACACAGTCATACAACATAATAGTGCTACTATGGatgagaaaaaagaattcaATACAAAATTAGGGGGGAGGGCTGCTAACCATTGTGTAGGGATATTACACAGGGAGAGAACAGATGAGATGGAAAATTTTGAAGATGGAGATAAAAACAAGTTAAACGATTTAATGAAGAGTAAGCGATATAGGAAATGTGAACGTATTAAATGGAGTGAATGCTTGGAGTTATGCGAACAGATTAGAGGAGCACGTGGTCTTAGTCCTGCTCCTCCTGTACAGGAAGAAGAGAAGAGGAGGAGACGTCCTATTTGCAAATGTGACAAGGAAgaaattatgaacagttcaGCAAATGATATAGACTATAATAGCGATGAGAATACCAAAAGAAatcttcattattataagGAAAGCAAGTGCACAGATATAactaaaaaagaagagaaaaataaggtgaaaatgttttataaaaaaatatacgatTGTTATAAATTAATGTGTAAGCTTGAGTAcagtaataaatatttgtcaTGGTTGTGCAGTGGTATGTCCTTAATTGATGTGGctattaattttatgataaatGTGAGATTGTTTGAAAAATTTCAAATTGAACATGGATGCTGGAAAAATGGTAAAACGAGAATAATAAAGAACAAGAACGACAATCGTAACAGAAGCAGCAGTAGAAGcagcagtagcagtagtagtagtagaaGAAGTAACAAGACGTTTATTCCTAAAATTATGCTCTATCTGACTCACCAGTCGTCCATGTTATCCTTTCAGTCGTGTGTGGGTATAAAAAAAGACTACATGAAAATTCCCCCCTTCGCGGGATTTATATCCCTCGAGTTGATtcacattaaaaaaaaaaaa aaaaaaaaaaaagaagaaatgaaagaagaaatgaaagaagaaaagaaagaaagaaaagaaagaaagaaaaaaaaaaaaaaaaaaaacccaTCACAACAACAAATTGATAACTACGACACAAGTGATAATAGCTGTCTTGATGATCAGTCGTGTTGTAGTAAATATGAAAGGAGGAGTATCCTAAAATCTGAAAGAAATACGTATTTTTCCTCCTCCGAGTTTAAGAATGCTTACAGAAATGGCATTCATAATTTTGTGTATAAGTATGATATggcaaatatattttgttgtaAGGAAGATTGTATGTGGAAGGTCAAGCAGAAGGATGCTCAGAAAAAGTCAAAGGAAAAATGTGCGGAAAATTCGTCAAATCGTGAAGAAGGCAAGAAAAATAGTAAAGAGCAagaagagaaagaaaaaaatatatcagaaaaaagaaacaaaggAATGTACAATGAAAAGTATGAAAATTTTCTGCCAAAATGTGCAAATAAAGTACaggattttaaaaatttattttttttattatgttataaagataataatatagatgACCTCATTGAGCTGTACAACATTTGTTTAAGTGAaaaacatacacacataaaaAGTACTCAACtaaataatgaagaattaaaaaaaaggaaaaggaagaGACATTTTTAcggttattttattaaatttacttttaataattattttcccttaaatttgaaaaaaaaaaaaaaaaaagctcaaaaaaaatattttaatatatgtacagcGAAAACAGTTTTTGatgtatataaaagtaaaaaattggtagagaataatatatgttattcgTCTTTAATAAATAGGAGTTCAAAAAAAGGCAATTACTCAAATAATGCGTTCACTtcgaaaaattataactgCATAAATTCGAATGGGCGCATTAATGGTACCTACTTGAGGAGAACTAATATCATGAAAAAGCTAAACATGAATTACTTGAATTTTAATTGCAAATATGATAAGTACATGCATTATGTGTATAACAGTAGTAATGTAAAATACGGAAAAATGTATCATAAACTTAACAGAAAGAGCAATAAGAAATTTAGAACAAAACAAAGTACTGATCTTAATAATAGATTGTTAGATAAGTGCAAACAGACACAACATGACTGTTGTTTGTCGTCCAGTGAAGAAAGGATGCAAAGGGGGGGAGGGGTTTGGTTCCGCAGTAAAAAGTTGAAATCTGCAAAGGAtatggaaaaggaaaaagaccACGTGGAGGGTCATCAGGAAAAACAGTTACTACAGCTAAACTGGAAGCAGCGAGAGGGGGGGGAAGATACGGACAAACATGATTATTTGAATGATGCTAATATTGAAAGCTTCAagaaagaaaggaaaaagaattatacaAATAACATGAAAATGGGTTATATCTTTGGGTCCTCcaaaaaaaacatttcatcaaaaatatttaaaaattttagaacATACAATAgtggtaataaaaaaaaaaaaaaaaaaaaaaattcgtaCAAAGGATGGTGTGAAAGTGAAATAAGAAATTATCATAATGAAAACATGATTTGTTTAGATTGCCTCATCagctatttaaaaaaaatgctcaGGATTTACGAAGACCCTGAAGTGTTATAG